A genomic region of Bosea sp. 124 contains the following coding sequences:
- a CDS encoding OsmC family protein produces the protein MKARARWVEGMAFMGEAGSGHAVVMDGGPDYGGRNIGIRPMEMLLIGLAGCTGFDVVQILKKGREPVTGCEVEVEAERATEDPKVFTKIHLGYSISGPGLSPAKVERAVTLSKEKYCSASIMLGATAAFTYAIDIVDELQKAAAE, from the coding sequence ATGAAAGCGCGTGCAAGATGGGTCGAGGGCATGGCCTTCATGGGCGAGGCCGGCAGCGGCCATGCCGTGGTGATGGACGGCGGGCCTGACTATGGCGGGCGCAATATCGGCATCCGGCCGATGGAGATGCTGCTGATCGGGCTCGCCGGCTGCACCGGCTTCGACGTCGTGCAGATCCTGAAGAAGGGGCGCGAGCCGGTGACGGGCTGCGAGGTCGAGGTGGAGGCGGAGCGCGCCACCGAGGACCCGAAGGTCTTCACGAAAATTCATCTCGGCTACAGCATCAGCGGGCCGGGCCTCTCGCCGGCGAAGGTCGAACGGGCCGTCACATTGTCGAAGGAAAAATACTGTTCCGCTTCGATCATGCTCGGCGCCACCGCCGCGTTCACCTATGCGATCGACATCGTCGACGAATTGCAGAAGGCAGCAGCCGAATGA
- a CDS encoding sulfurtransferase: MSETAFSGLISSEALQARLGDSTLVVLDIRSSVDGGGKAAFEVGHVPGAVHSDYVADGWRAKVGNAPGMLPPLDHLAALSGRLGIKPHDDVVIVPAGVSATDFAAAARIYWTLKLIGHGQQAILDGGFKAWAADGSRPVESGPSSPSPAAPYPVVMQQRLRSTSDATLIASRSKLATLVDGRSASYFEGREKAAEAMRAGHIPGAVSRDYAEAFDPATGGLKPQSALTALFGDVPQGPAISYCNTGHTAALNWFVMSELLGRDEVALYDGSMTDWTQDPERPVATGGA, encoded by the coding sequence ATGAGCGAGACCGCATTTTCCGGACTGATCAGCTCCGAAGCGCTCCAGGCGCGGCTCGGCGACAGCACCCTCGTCGTGCTCGACATCCGCTCCTCCGTCGATGGCGGCGGCAAGGCGGCCTTCGAGGTCGGCCATGTGCCGGGCGCTGTGCATTCCGACTATGTCGCCGATGGCTGGCGCGCCAAGGTCGGCAACGCTCCCGGCATGCTGCCGCCGCTCGACCATCTCGCGGCACTGTCGGGACGGCTCGGCATCAAGCCGCATGACGACGTGGTGATCGTGCCCGCAGGCGTCAGCGCCACCGATTTCGCGGCTGCCGCGCGGATCTACTGGACGCTGAAGCTGATCGGTCACGGCCAGCAGGCGATCCTCGACGGCGGCTTCAAGGCGTGGGCGGCGGATGGTTCGCGCCCGGTCGAGAGCGGTCCTTCCTCCCCCTCGCCTGCCGCGCCCTATCCGGTCGTGATGCAGCAACGGCTGCGCAGCACCAGCGATGCGACGCTGATCGCTTCCCGCAGCAAGCTCGCCACCTTGGTCGATGGACGCTCGGCCAGCTATTTCGAGGGCCGCGAGAAGGCGGCCGAGGCGATGCGCGCCGGACATATCCCCGGGGCCGTCTCGCGCGACTATGCCGAGGCTTTCGACCCGGCGACGGGCGGGCTGAAGCCGCAGAGCGCGCTGACGGCGCTGTTCGGCGACGTGCCGCAGGGGCCGGCCATCTCCTATTGCAACACCGGCCATACCGCTGCGCTGAACTGGTTCGTGATGTCGGAACTGCTCGGCCGCGACGAGGTCGCGCTCTATGACGGCTCGATGACCGACTGGACGCAGGACCCGGAACGGCCGGTGGCGACAGGCGGCGCCTGA
- the rimO gene encoding 30S ribosomal protein S12 methylthiotransferase RimO, with the protein MNAVAPKISFVSLGCPKALVDSERIITSLRSEGYELSKSHAGSDLVIVNTCGFLDSAKAESLEAIGAAMAENGKVIVTGCMGAEPEQIRDVFPNVLAITGPQAYESVVSAVHAAVPPRHDPFVDLVPDHGIKLTPRHYAYLKISEGCNNRCSFCIIPKLRGDLVSRPIGEVLREAEKLVKAGVKELLVISQDTSAYGLDIKYQPSVWQDREVRTRFFELARELGQMGVWVRMHYVYPYPHVDEVIPLMQEGLILPYLDIPFQHASPNVLKAMKRPAHQDRTLDRLRKWREICPDLAIRSTFIVGFPGETEEDVDFLIEWLKDAKLERVGCFKYEPVKGAPANDLGLPLVPEDVKEARWHRFMKAQAEISTRIVRNRVGKRIQVIIDEAGPTVAKGRSKWDAPEIDGNVYVASRRPLRPGDIVNVKIERADAYDLHGVAV; encoded by the coding sequence ATGAACGCCGTCGCGCCGAAGATTTCCTTTGTTTCGCTCGGGTGCCCGAAAGCGCTCGTCGATTCCGAGCGCATCATCACCTCGCTGCGCTCGGAGGGCTATGAGCTCTCCAAGAGCCATGCGGGGTCCGATCTCGTCATCGTCAACACCTGCGGCTTTCTCGACAGCGCCAAGGCGGAATCGCTCGAGGCGATCGGCGCGGCCATGGCCGAGAACGGCAAGGTCATCGTCACAGGCTGCATGGGCGCCGAGCCCGAGCAGATTCGCGACGTCTTCCCGAATGTGCTCGCGATCACCGGGCCGCAGGCCTATGAGAGCGTCGTTTCGGCCGTCCACGCCGCCGTGCCGCCGCGCCACGACCCTTTCGTCGATCTGGTGCCGGACCATGGTATCAAGCTGACGCCGCGCCACTACGCCTATCTCAAGATTTCAGAGGGTTGCAACAACCGCTGCAGCTTCTGCATCATCCCGAAGCTGCGCGGCGATCTCGTCTCGCGACCGATCGGCGAGGTCCTGCGCGAGGCGGAGAAGCTGGTGAAAGCCGGCGTCAAGGAACTGCTGGTCATCTCGCAGGACACCAGCGCCTATGGCCTCGACATCAAGTACCAGCCCTCGGTCTGGCAGGATCGCGAGGTGCGCACCCGCTTCTTCGAGCTTGCCCGCGAACTCGGCCAGATGGGCGTCTGGGTGCGGATGCACTATGTCTACCCCTACCCCCATGTCGACGAGGTCATTCCGTTGATGCAGGAGGGGCTGATCCTGCCCTATCTCGATATCCCCTTCCAGCACGCCTCTCCCAATGTTCTCAAGGCGATGAAGCGCCCGGCTCATCAGGACCGGACGCTCGACCGCCTGCGCAAATGGCGCGAGATCTGTCCCGATCTCGCCATCCGCTCGACCTTCATCGTCGGCTTCCCCGGCGAGACCGAGGAGGATGTCGATTTCCTGATCGAATGGCTCAAGGATGCGAAGCTCGAGCGCGTCGGCTGCTTCAAATACGAGCCGGTGAAGGGTGCGCCGGCCAATGATCTCGGCCTGCCGCTGGTGCCCGAGGACGTCAAGGAAGCGCGCTGGCACCGCTTCATGAAGGCGCAGGCCGAGATCAGCACGCGCATCGTCAGGAACCGCGTCGGCAAGCGCATCCAGGTCATCATCGACGAGGCCGGGCCGACGGTCGCCAAGGGCCGTTCGAAATGGGATGCGCCCGAGATCGACGGCAATGTCTATGTCGCGAGCCGGCGCCCGCTGCGCCCTGGTGACATCGTCAACGTCAAGATCGAGCGCGCTGACGCCTACGATCTGCACGGCGTCGCGGTCTGA
- a CDS encoding quinone oxidoreductase yields the protein MVKAIRIHKTGGPEVLQLEDITLPQPGPGELRVRNRAIGLNFIDTYFRSGLYAAPQLPFVPGNEGAGEVLAVGPDVTEFKPGDRVAYVATLGSYAEERIVAVNSTVALPEAVSFEAAASMMLKGMTAEYLLHRTYKVKPGDTILVHAAAGGTGLILCQWGKALGATVIGTVGSKEKGDLAKAHGADHVILYRDEDFVARVKEITGGKLCDVVYDGVGKDTFLPSLDCLRPFGVLASFGNASGAVEPFNLGLLGPKGSLYVTRPTLFTHIAKRETMVEMAKNLFGAVSSGKVVVPVNARFALADAANAHRALEGRGTTGSTVLIP from the coding sequence ATGGTCAAGGCGATCCGCATCCACAAGACCGGCGGGCCCGAGGTGCTGCAGCTCGAGGACATCACGCTGCCCCAACCCGGCCCCGGCGAATTGCGGGTGCGCAACCGGGCCATCGGCCTGAACTTCATCGACACCTATTTCCGCAGCGGGCTCTATGCGGCTCCGCAGCTTCCCTTCGTGCCGGGCAATGAGGGCGCGGGCGAGGTTCTCGCCGTCGGCCCCGACGTCACCGAGTTCAAGCCGGGCGACCGCGTGGCCTATGTCGCGACGCTGGGTTCCTATGCCGAGGAACGGATCGTCGCGGTCAACTCGACCGTGGCGCTGCCGGAGGCGGTCTCCTTCGAGGCCGCCGCCAGCATGATGCTCAAGGGCATGACGGCGGAATACCTGCTGCACCGGACCTACAAGGTGAAGCCGGGCGACACCATCCTGGTCCATGCCGCCGCCGGCGGCACCGGGCTGATCCTGTGCCAATGGGGCAAGGCACTCGGCGCGACCGTGATCGGCACGGTCGGGTCCAAGGAAAAGGGCGATCTCGCCAAGGCTCATGGCGCCGACCACGTCATCCTTTACCGCGATGAGGATTTCGTCGCACGCGTCAAGGAGATCACCGGCGGCAAGCTTTGCGATGTGGTCTATGACGGCGTCGGCAAGGACACCTTCCTGCCCTCGCTCGACTGCCTTCGCCCGTTCGGCGTGCTCGCCAGCTTCGGCAACGCATCGGGCGCGGTCGAGCCGTTCAATCTCGGCCTGCTCGGCCCCAAGGGCTCGCTCTATGTGACCCGCCCGACGCTCTTCACCCATATCGCCAAACGCGAAACCATGGTCGAGATGGCGAAGAATCTGTTCGGAGCGGTCTCCTCGGGCAAGGTCGTCGTGCCGGTCAACGCCCGCTTCGCGCTGGCGGACGCCGCCAACGCCCATCGCGCTCTCGAAGGACGCGGCACCACCGGCTCGACGGTGCTGATCCCCTGA
- a CDS encoding UbiH/UbiF family hydroxylase produces the protein MSTPQDFQGDSAQVDIARVDIAIVGAGAVGLAAALALAESGRSVAVLGPMQAPRDGRTIALLDGSWRLLAEFGLTDILADRSAPLNVMRLVDDTGSLFRQPPVEFRASEVGLDAFGWNVENAELVEALAAKVRENAAIRLVPGLVSEIAEDASGVTLAGEGFLPLRASLVVGADGRRSRVRAAAGIAARDWHYPQSALTAIFAHRRDHREASTEFHTRKGPFTLVPLPGRRSSLVWLLDPQEADAVAALDDAAFARRVETQAHSLLGAMRLDGPRGRVPMAGLSVERFGAGRMVLIGEAAHVFPPIGAQGLNLGLRDVLALREAVADAADPGDASVIAAYDRARTADVRLRTGAVDALNRTLLTDLLPADLLRGAGLLALSRIGPLRRLAMRQGLAGGMRR, from the coding sequence ATGAGCACGCCGCAGGATTTTCAGGGCGATAGCGCCCAAGTCGATATCGCCCGGGTCGACATCGCCATCGTCGGAGCCGGCGCCGTCGGTCTTGCCGCCGCGCTGGCGCTGGCCGAGAGCGGGCGCAGCGTCGCGGTTCTCGGACCGATGCAGGCGCCCCGGGACGGGCGCACGATCGCGCTGCTCGACGGCTCCTGGCGGCTGCTGGCCGAGTTCGGCCTGACCGACATCCTCGCCGACCGCTCCGCGCCGCTGAATGTGATGCGGCTCGTCGACGACACCGGCAGCCTGTTCCGCCAGCCGCCGGTCGAGTTCCGCGCCTCGGAGGTCGGGCTCGATGCCTTCGGCTGGAATGTCGAGAATGCCGAACTCGTCGAGGCGCTCGCTGCGAAAGTGCGGGAGAATGCCGCGATCCGGCTGGTGCCCGGGCTGGTCTCGGAGATCGCCGAGGATGCATCCGGCGTGACGCTGGCCGGCGAGGGATTTCTTCCCTTGCGGGCCAGCCTCGTCGTCGGGGCCGATGGACGGCGCTCGCGGGTGCGGGCGGCCGCGGGCATTGCGGCGCGCGACTGGCACTATCCGCAGAGCGCGCTGACCGCGATCTTCGCCCATAGGCGAGACCACCGCGAGGCCTCGACCGAGTTTCACACCCGCAAGGGGCCCTTCACGCTCGTGCCCCTGCCCGGCCGGCGCTCCTCGCTGGTCTGGCTACTCGATCCGCAGGAGGCCGACGCGGTCGCGGCGCTGGACGATGCTGCCTTCGCGCGCCGCGTCGAGACCCAGGCGCATTCACTGCTCGGCGCGATGCGGCTCGACGGGCCGCGCGGGCGGGTGCCGATGGCGGGGCTCTCGGTCGAGCGCTTCGGCGCGGGCCGCATGGTGCTGATCGGCGAGGCGGCCCATGTTTTCCCGCCGATCGGCGCGCAGGGCCTCAATCTCGGCTTGCGCGACGTGCTGGCGCTGCGCGAGGCGGTGGCGGATGCGGCCGATCCGGGCGATGCCTCCGTCATCGCCGCCTATGACCGGGCTCGGACGGCGGATGTCCGCCTGCGGACAGGCGCGGTCGACGCGCTGAACCGGACGCTGCTCACGGACCTGCTGCCGGCCGATCTGCTGCGTGGCGCGGGGCTGCTGGCGCTGTCGCGGATCGGGCCGCTGCGGCGCCTTGCGATGCGGCAGGGGCTGGCCGGCGGGATGCGGCGCTAA
- a CDS encoding CaiB/BaiF CoA-transferase family protein, with the protein MLPLDDLTVLDFSTLLPGPLASLFLAEAGAHVIRIERPGGEDLRRFPPRFGETSAPYAVLNRGKASVEIDLKAGDALARLTSLIAGADILIEQFRPGVMERLGFGFEALTRINPRLIYCSISGYGQSGPRAGEAGHDINYQAIGGLLGQSLKRGEPPPLPPPLVADIAGGTMPALLNILLALRQRERSGKGCHLDIAMSDAMPTFAWYGLAQGQTSGRYPEGGEGLLTGASPRYGLYATADGWFLAVGALEPKFWQIFCDTIGLEPELRDDRTDPQATRTAIAAILAGQSAAHWRDQLEPRDCCCTVVRTLDEALADPHQTARGLFDAQAEEPGGRRLVSTPLPLAPVFRDKMAALRKVAASGEDTEDVLG; encoded by the coding sequence ATGCTGCCGCTGGACGACCTCACGGTCCTCGATTTCTCGACCCTGCTGCCGGGCCCGCTCGCCAGCCTGTTTCTCGCCGAGGCCGGCGCCCACGTCATCCGGATCGAGCGGCCGGGGGGCGAGGATTTGCGCCGCTTCCCGCCGCGCTTCGGCGAGACCTCGGCGCCCTATGCCGTGCTCAACCGCGGCAAGGCCAGCGTCGAGATCGACCTGAAGGCCGGCGACGCGCTTGCGCGCCTGACGTCCCTGATTGCCGGGGCCGACATCCTGATCGAGCAGTTCCGGCCGGGCGTGATGGAGCGGCTCGGCTTCGGCTTCGAGGCGCTCACCCGGATCAACCCGCGCCTGATCTATTGCTCGATCAGCGGCTACGGCCAGTCCGGCCCGCGCGCGGGAGAGGCCGGGCACGACATCAACTACCAGGCCATCGGCGGGCTGCTCGGCCAGTCGCTGAAGCGTGGTGAGCCGCCGCCGCTGCCGCCGCCGCTGGTCGCCGACATCGCCGGCGGCACCATGCCGGCCCTGCTCAACATCCTGCTGGCGCTGCGCCAGCGCGAGCGCAGCGGCAAGGGCTGCCATCTCGACATCGCCATGAGCGACGCGATGCCGACCTTCGCCTGGTACGGTCTGGCGCAGGGCCAGACCTCCGGGCGCTACCCGGAAGGCGGCGAGGGGCTGTTGACGGGGGCGAGCCCGCGCTACGGCCTCTACGCCACGGCCGATGGCTGGTTCCTCGCCGTCGGCGCACTCGAACCGAAGTTCTGGCAGATCTTCTGCGACACGATCGGGCTGGAACCCGAGCTGCGCGACGACCGGACCGACCCGCAGGCGACCCGCACCGCCATCGCGGCGATTCTCGCCGGCCAGTCGGCCGCCCATTGGCGCGACCAGCTCGAACCGCGCGACTGCTGCTGCACGGTGGTCCGAACGCTGGACGAGGCGCTGGCCGATCCGCACCAGACGGCGCGCGGCCTGTTCGACGCGCAGGCCGAGGAGCCCGGCGGCCGCCGCCTCGTCTCGACTCCGCTGCCGCTGGCTCCCGTCTTTCGCGACAAGATGGCCGCCCTGCGCAAGGTCGCGGCGAGCGGCGAGGACACGGAGGATGTGCTCGGATAA